The nucleotide window AGCTTGCCTGGCATGGAGGATGTAACCTCAAAGTACTCATGACATTATAAGCCCGAAGCAATTCGGGTTTTTTGGGGAGCTATACAATGAATTCTTCATTATATGATGAAATCTGCAGAAGTGCGGAACACAATCTGGCTGCAAAAGCAAATCCTGCAAATGTGATTCGCTATTCCCGCTATTTCAAGGATGGATACAATGCCTGGGGAGTGGATTCTCTTTATCTTAACGAACTATGCAACAGTGTCTTAGGCAAGTATCAGAATCTGAACCCCGAAGATGTCATCGAGTTGGGCAAAAGGCTTTTTGCTCACGGAAAATACGAAATGGCTAGTCTTGCCATAATGCTTTTACAAAAAAAGCTTAAGCAGAGCAATAAAACCATATTTCATGGGCTTAAGGAGTGGTTCGATAACGGTGTAGGAAACTGGGCTCATAGTGATTTTCTTTGCTCTAAGATATTGCCGTATTTCCTGCTAAAAGACATCGTTGAAATAGAAGACTTCAGCACTTGGTTGAAATCTACCTCCAAATGGACCAGAAGAGCAGTGCCGGTAAGCCTGATCGCTGTTAAGAAAATCCTTCCGGTAAATAAGCTGTTGAGCTTCACAGAAGAGTTGATGACCGATCCCGAACGAGTAGTGCATCAAGGTATGGGATGGTTTTTGAGGGAACTCTGGAAGTTGCATCCTACCGAAGTAGAGGATTTTTTGTATAAGCATCGCAACGATGCTGCCCGCTTGATAATTCAATATGCTACAGAAAAAATCAGCAAAGAGGAGCGATTACGTTTCCGGAAGGATAAGCCAAAATAATAGCTTAAGGTACAGTATCATACCAACAGTCTGCTTAATATTTGCTTTTTGAGACAGTTGAATAATCTGGGCATGGGGCTTTATTCTTATTCCTTCTCTGTTTCATTAGCTTGCCATTACCTATGTTTCAAGCAGGGGTCATCGGGCACAGACATGAGTATCTCTCTGTAAACCATGGGTAAGTCTTGCTTAATATATCTACCGTAGAATATGGAAAAGTGACCAGAGTTTTAAGGAATACTGGGGTTAAAAACGTTTGCAACGTAGTGGTCAAATATGCCTAGCTCCGCAGCAAAAGATGCCCCACTAAAGCTTATGATATCCGAATAAGTGATTGTGTTTAAGTAGTCATCCAAAAAGATATCAGATAGCGGGAGGTAGCTCCAATGCCAGGGCTCAAAATTGTGACCTCCATTTCTGGATTGAGTATAGGTAAGAGCAAAACCATAATTCTCAGCGTTATCTTTTAGCCACCGATAAGTACGCTTGCCTTTTGCACTTTGCCAAAATGCCAAACTAACCGAACAAAAATCTACATCCGTACCCCAGTGATGACGAGACGTGGAAGGCATTGCAGAATAAGTAAGAATATTTTGAACAATTTCTCTTTGCTGAGCATTTGTCAGCCAGTCAAATCTACCTTTGCTGTACTTATTAATCTTCCGCTCCCAAATCAGTTTTTGCGTGTTGAAAGTGCGAGTTGCTGAAAGAATTCTAAGCGTTATGCCATCTTTTGCCGCCGCTTCTACTAAAGAATCAAGCGCACATTTGGCTTGAGTGTGTAAATACATATTTGCATACATATTATAATTACTGATGCGCTCAAAATCTGGATGCTCAGCAGGATCAAACTTGCCTAAAAGTAAGTCTTTGGGAGTGGATATGCGTTGGCAAGATTGAGAAAAGGAGGGATTAATCATGTCTGCATCGTACTCTGCAAATCTACCTATACCAAGCAATAAGAACATCAACAGCAAACAGATGATCTTGGGATTATTTGGGTAAATGCGCTTAGGCATCGTCTTCCTCCGTTCCCATAAAAATCTCTGTTATGCCGGGAAGGGCAGCAGTGGGAAGTTCTTCTACCTTGCGCAATTTCTTCTCTATTTGTCGACTTCGGTGACTGGCATGGCCAATTTCTTTACCGGCATCCTCGATTTTCTTTTGGGTTTTATCTAAAACATCTCCAAATAGTCCAAATTGTTTTTTAACTTCTGCCAGCACCTTCCAAACTTCACTGCTTTTTTTCTGGATGGCAAGGGT belongs to Candidatus Cloacimonadota bacterium and includes:
- a CDS encoding DNA alkylation repair protein, producing MNSSLYDEICRSAEHNLAAKANPANVIRYSRYFKDGYNAWGVDSLYLNELCNSVLGKYQNLNPEDVIELGKRLFAHGKYEMASLAIMLLQKKLKQSNKTIFHGLKEWFDNGVGNWAHSDFLCSKILPYFLLKDIVEIEDFSTWLKSTSKWTRRAVPVSLIAVKKILPVNKLLSFTEELMTDPERVVHQGMGWFLRELWKLHPTEVEDFLYKHRNDAARLIIQYATEKISKEERLRFRKDKPK
- a CDS encoding M15 family metallopeptidase gives rise to the protein MPKRIYPNNPKIICLLLMFLLLGIGRFAEYDADMINPSFSQSCQRISTPKDLLLGKFDPAEHPDFERISNYNMYANMYLHTQAKCALDSLVEAAAKDGITLRILSATRTFNTQKLIWERKINKYSKGRFDWLTNAQQREIVQNILTYSAMPSTSRHHWGTDVDFCSVSLAFWQSAKGKRTYRWLKDNAENYGFALTYTQSRNGGHNFEPWHWSYLPLSDIFLDDYLNTITYSDIISFSGASFAAELGIFDHYVANVFNPSIP